The following coding sequences lie in one Bacteroidota bacterium genomic window:
- a CDS encoding pyruvate, phosphate dikinase: MISGYLNTYRGLQIIERRVGQEPLTTERAEPRAPVQSRKLLQRFLNKNNADRDIYHDLMTFKVKEILLISNLYDAFSIEREGRFSEHVLGHYHQLNLTAVPRITGVTTEDEAFEMLHSKFFDLVIFMVSVDKKTPVELSRKIKKQFPNLPIFFLLNSNADVAWFSRVMREVPSIDRLFTWNGDSSVFFSMIKMVEDRVNVVNDTRVGMVRVILLVEDSPMYYSRYLPLLYKTLMEQTRRIIDDVSTDELYKVLRMRARPKILLAGNYEEACRIIEKYRDYLLCLITDIRFERGGQTDDHAGEALVQFAKRLLPDLPVIIQSSEQENATIAYQYRATFIDKNSDSLSQDFQSFITHFLGFGNFIYRDQYGNQITQARSLREFEAKLRTIPDESLIYHAQRNHFSLWLMARGEIRVAKILHPKKVSDYNSPDELRQDLLLMIQQFRNEQDSGKVVPFDEDAIANEKNIVSLAEGSLGGKGRGLAFISTLISNYDFSQHVPDILIRTPKTSLIGTEEFSLFLERNKLHELVLNETDYEKIKLAFQAGKLTPTLMRRLRTLLKVINKPLAVRSSGLFEDSLAQPFAGIFETYVLPNSHPDIEMRLEQLATAIKLVFASVYSNTARGYVHAINYKIEQEKMAVVIQELVGKQYGRYYYPHVSGVAQSYNYYPFAHMKPEEGFAIAALGLGKYVVEGHKAYRFSPRYPTLEISSPRDQVKNSQTYFLAVDLACTEPNLLEGDMAGLVSLDLSVAEQHGSLRHCASVYDPDNNSIYPGISRPGTRIINFANILKYNYTPLAQTIEIVLDVVKEALGSAVEIEWALDLDRDAQGRCSFYLLQIKPLLGSSDDYTINTAEINGEDVVLYSEKCMGNGMIRDIQDVIFVDKAAFDKRYTEEMAREIDQLNSLMMSERRPYILIGPGRWGTRDRWIGIPVTWPQISQAKVIVETSLEDFPLDASSGSHFFHNVTSMNVGYFTVQPERSASYIRYDVLEKQRLIRQTRFFRHVRFADYLSVRMDGKKNIAVITRKPEI, encoded by the coding sequence ATTGAACGGCGTGTGGGGCAGGAGCCTTTGACCACCGAACGGGCCGAACCCCGGGCTCCGGTGCAGAGCCGCAAACTGCTTCAGCGATTTCTGAACAAAAACAACGCCGACCGCGACATTTACCACGACCTGATGACCTTCAAGGTCAAGGAAATACTGCTTATCTCCAATCTTTATGACGCGTTCAGCATCGAGCGCGAAGGACGTTTCTCGGAGCATGTGCTCGGGCACTACCATCAGCTCAACCTCACTGCCGTACCCCGGATCACAGGCGTGACCACCGAAGATGAAGCCTTCGAGATGCTTCACTCGAAATTTTTCGATCTGGTGATTTTCATGGTCAGTGTGGACAAGAAAACCCCGGTGGAGCTGAGCCGCAAAATCAAAAAGCAGTTTCCGAACCTTCCCATCTTCTTTCTGCTCAACAGCAATGCCGATGTGGCCTGGTTCAGCAGGGTGATGCGCGAGGTGCCCTCCATCGATCGCCTGTTTACCTGGAACGGCGACTCAAGCGTGTTCTTCAGCATGATAAAGATGGTCGAAGACCGGGTGAATGTGGTCAACGATACCCGTGTGGGCATGGTGCGGGTGATTCTGCTGGTGGAAGATTCTCCAATGTATTATTCACGTTATCTGCCCCTGCTCTATAAAACACTGATGGAGCAGACCCGCAGGATTATCGACGACGTCAGCACCGACGAGTTGTACAAGGTGCTTCGTATGCGGGCACGTCCAAAAATACTGCTGGCCGGCAATTATGAGGAGGCCTGCCGCATCATCGAAAAGTATCGCGACTATCTGCTCTGCCTGATCACCGATATCCGCTTCGAGCGGGGAGGGCAAACGGATGACCATGCCGGTGAAGCACTTGTGCAGTTTGCAAAACGTCTCCTTCCGGATCTGCCGGTCATCATCCAGTCGTCCGAACAGGAAAACGCTACCATTGCCTACCAATACAGGGCCACTTTCATCGACAAAAACAGCGATAGCCTCTCGCAGGATTTTCAGAGTTTTATCACACATTTTCTGGGTTTTGGCAACTTTATCTACCGCGACCAGTATGGAAACCAGATCACACAGGCGCGGTCGCTTCGCGAGTTTGAAGCCAAACTGCGTACCATCCCCGACGAATCGCTGATTTACCATGCGCAGCGCAACCATTTCTCGCTCTGGCTTATGGCGCGTGGCGAAATCAGGGTGGCCAAAATCCTCCATCCAAAGAAGGTTTCAGACTACAACAGCCCGGATGAGCTGCGCCAGGACCTGCTGCTGATGATACAGCAGTTTCGCAACGAACAGGACAGCGGCAAGGTGGTGCCTTTTGATGAGGATGCCATTGCCAACGAAAAAAACATTGTTTCGCTGGCCGAAGGAAGCCTTGGGGGCAAGGGTCGCGGTCTGGCGTTTATCAGCACCCTGATCAGCAATTACGATTTCAGTCAGCATGTGCCTGATATCCTGATCCGTACGCCAAAAACTTCACTTATAGGCACCGAAGAGTTCAGCCTGTTTCTCGAGCGCAACAAACTCCACGAACTGGTGTTGAACGAAACAGATTACGAGAAAATCAAGCTGGCTTTTCAGGCGGGCAAGCTCACCCCGACCCTGATGCGCCGCCTGCGCACCTTGCTCAAGGTGATCAACAAACCGCTGGCTGTGCGCTCGTCCGGCCTGTTCGAAGACAGCCTGGCCCAACCTTTTGCCGGCATTTTCGAAACCTATGTGCTGCCCAATAGCCATCCCGACATCGAAATGCGGCTCGAACAACTGGCCACGGCCATCAAACTGGTGTTTGCTTCGGTATATTCCAACACCGCCAGGGGGTATGTGCATGCCATCAATTACAAAATTGAACAGGAAAAAATGGCCGTGGTGATACAGGAACTGGTGGGAAAACAATACGGCAGGTATTATTATCCGCATGTGAGCGGTGTGGCGCAATCGTACAACTATTATCCTTTTGCGCACATGAAACCCGAGGAAGGCTTTGCCATTGCTGCCCTGGGTTTGGGAAAATATGTGGTCGAGGGACACAAGGCCTACCGGTTTTCGCCGCGCTATCCCACGCTCGAAATCAGTTCGCCCCGCGATCAGGTTAAAAACTCCCAAACCTATTTCCTGGCTGTTGATCTGGCATGCACCGAGCCCAATCTGCTCGAAGGTGATATGGCCGGTTTGGTGAGCCTCGACCTGAGTGTGGCCGAACAGCATGGTTCATTGCGCCATTGTGCATCGGTGTACGATCCCGACAACAATTCCATCTATCCCGGAATCAGCAGGCCAGGCACCCGTATCATCAACTTTGCCAATATCCTTAAGTACAATTACACCCCTTTGGCACAAACCATCGAAATTGTGCTCGATGTGGTCAAGGAGGCGCTTGGCTCGGCCGTCGAAATTGAGTGGGCGCTCGACCTGGATCGCGACGCGCAGGGCAGGTGCTCTTTTTATCTGTTGCAAATCAAGCCATTGCTGGGCAGCTCGGACGATTACACCATCAACACCGCCGAAATCAATGGCGAGGATGTGGTGCTCTACAGCGAGAAATGCATGGGCAATGGCATGATACGCGACATTCAGGATGTGATTTTTGTTGATAAGGCCGCTTTCGACAAGCGCTATACGGAAGAGATGGCTCGCGAGATTGACCAGCTCAACAGCCTGATGATGAGCGAAAGAAGGCCTTACATCCTCATCGGGCCGGGCCGCTGGGGTACGCGCGACCGCTGGATAGGTATTCCGGTGACCTGGCCGCAAATCAGCCAGGCCAAAGTGATTGTCGAAACCAGCCTCGAGGATTTTCCCCTCGATGCCAGCTCCGGCTCGCACTTCTTCCACAACGTAACCTCGATGAATGTGGGCTATTTCACTGTTCAACCTGAGCGTTCGGCTTCCTACATACGTTACGATGTGCTCGAAAAGCAACGCCTGATCAGGCAAACCCGTTTTTTCAGGCATGTCCGTTTTGCCGATTATCTCTCAGTGCGCATGGATGGGAAGAAGAACATTGCAGTGATTACCCGCAAGCCTGAAATCTAA